A genome region from Cutaneotrichosporon cavernicola HIS019 DNA, chromosome: 5 includes the following:
- the THR4 gene encoding uncharacterized protein (Threonine synthase N terminus), translating to MSQTRYFSTRGGNETLSFDEAVLRGLAPNGGLYIPTEIPSLPANWETEWEGLSFPELSHRILSLFVPEDSIPPADLKDIIDRSYATFRAPEVTPLRKTADGEYVLELWHGPTWAFKDVALQFVGNVFAYLLGKMNATGANEHLTVLGATSGDTGSAAIYGLRSKPAITIFILYPDGRISPIQQAQMATVADANVYTVAVEGADFDTCQAIVKSCFSDAEFNAAHRLGAVNSINWARILAQIVYYFQAYFLLPKDKRDKVQFVVPTGNFGDILAGWYAKRLGLPCRQLVVATNENDILARFFATGRYEKEDSSAEVKATYSPAMDIALSSNFERLLWYLAYETQNAEDKHKSVEERRAAAQATLNGWMDDLKRTGRADMGSAVKDAAAAEFWAERVSDQDTLAEIRKYAPSYIVDPHTAVGLATQSRSKARSPDSTWVTLSTAHPAKFSEAVELATAQTPDFNFRRDVLPPALAQLEDLPQRVYKVSGEEGVRALIEMVKRGDKPTPA from the exons ATGTCCCAGACGCGCTACTTCTCCACTCGCGGTGGCAACGAGACCCTCTCGTTCGACGAG GCGGTCCTCCGCGGCCTCGCCCCCAACGGCGGTCTGTACATTCCGACCGAGatcccctccctccctgcCAACTGGGAGACTGAGTGGGAAGGCCTGTCGTTCCCCGAGCTCTCGCACCGCATCCTCTCGCTCTTCGTTCCCGAGGACTCGATCCCccccgccgacctcaaggacaTTATCGACCGGTCGTACGCGACCTTCCGGGCGCCCGAGGTCACGCCGCTCCGCAAGACGGCCGATGGCGAATACGTTCTGGAGCTGTGGCACGGCCCCACGTGGGCATTCAAGGACGTCGCCCTCCAGTTTGTCGGCAACGTCTTTGCTTATCTCCTTGGCAAGATGAATGCCACTGGCGCAAACGAACACCTGACCGTCCTAGGCGCTACATCGGGTGACACGGGTTCGGCAGCCATCTACGGCCTGCGTTCCAAGCCCGCCATCACGATCTTCATCCTGTACCCCGACGGACGTATCTCGCCCATCCAGCAGGCCCAGATGGCGACCGTTGCCGACGCAAACGTGTACACTGTTGCGGTGGAGGGAGCCGACTTTGACACGTGCCAAGCTATTGTCAAGAGCTGCTTTTCCGATGCCGAGTTTAACGCCGCgcaccgcctcggcgccgtaAACTCGATCAACTGGGCCCGGATCCTCGCACAGATTGTCTATTACTTCCAGGCATAtttcctcctccccaaggACAAGCGGGACAAGGTCCAGTTTGTTGTGCCTACCGGCAACTTTGGCGACATTCTCGCTGGATGGTATGCTAAGCGCCTTGGTCTGCCTTGTCGCCAGCTTGTGGTGGCGACCAACGAGAATGACATTCTCGCCCGTTTCTTCGCAACGGGCCGCTACGAGAAAGAGGACTCGAGCGCCGAAGTCAAGGCCACCTACTCGCCCGCCATGGACATTGCTCTCTCGTCCAACTTTGAGCGTCTTCTCTGGTACCTTGCGTACGAGACTCAGAATGCCGAGGACAAGCACAAGAGCGTTGAGGAACGccgtgccgccgcccaagcTACCTTGAATGGATGGATGGACGATTTGAAGCGCACCGGCCGCGCAGACATGGGTTCGGCAGTCAAGGATGCGGCCGCCGCAGAGTTCTGGGCCGAGCGCGTATCTGACCAAGACACGCTCGCCGAGATCCGCAAATACGCCCCCTCGTACATTGTGGACCCGCACACCGCTGTTGGGCTGGCGACTCAGTCCCGTTCCAAGGCGCGTAGCCCCGACTCGACGTGGGTCACGCTCTCCACTGCGCATCCCGCAAAGTTCTCCGAGGCAGTCGAACTCGCCACGGCACAGACGCCCGACTTCAACTTCCGCCGCGACGTGCTTCCTCCCGCGCTGGCTCAACTCGAGGACCTGCCGCAGCGTGTGTACAAGGTCtcgggggaggagggggtgCGTGCCCTCATTGAGATGGTGAAGCGCGGGGACAAGCCCACGCCCGCGTAA
- the tgs1 gene encoding uncharacterized protein (Conserved hypothetical protein 95), which produces MRRRGGRGASIFAALPWDLKSTLRANPVAEPPSGSSSRGDLLPTQPPSDDHEEGDDPEEGDEQEVQVEEEEVVVAVAATPDEAGPSGGNRKRAANALVSPSKRQRTDDHERHPWDCTGLVPRYEKAADVPAHLKKYFYQRHSLFPAYSRLPLLLDDTGWFSVTPSEIAEHIAERCRSDVILDAFCGVGGNAIAFARTCERVIAMDNDITRLSLARHNALHYGVADRIEFVLADYVEWAREYARRGAHAREEVDVVFLSPPWGGPEYLSFGADGSPTYPLSAVLPIPGDELFAITAPITPNIAYYLPRNVDVEEVASLANTLDVPQKDAENGAERGREWVEMEEEWVGDKLKAVTAYYGGLVDGG; this is translated from the exons atgcgtcgacgcggcggacgcggcgccTCCATCTTCGCCGCTCTCCCATGGGACCTCAAGAGCACACTCCGCGCCAACCCAGTCGCCGAGCCTCCAAGCGGCTCGTCCAGTAGAGGCGACCTGCTGCCAACGCAACCGCCGAGTGACGATCacgaggaaggtgatgacccggaggaaggtgacgaACAGGAGGTGcaagtcgaggaggaggaggttgtcgtcgctgtcgcggCAACCCCGGACGAGGCTGGACCCTCTGGCGGTAACCGAAAACGCGCGGCCAACGCACTCGTGTCACCGTCCAAGCGCCAGCGGACGGACGACCACGAACGGCACCCGTGGGACTGCACCGGCCTCGTGCCACGTTACGAGAAGGCCGCAGACGTGCCGGCACATCTGAAGAAGT acTTCTACCAGCGCCActccctcttccccgcGTACTCGCgcctcccgctcctcctcgacgacacggGGTGGTTCAGCGTGACGCCGTCAGAGATCGCCGAGCACATCGCCGAGCGATGTCGGTCTGACGTGATTCTCGACGCGTTCTGCGGGGTCGGAGGAAACGCGATTGCGTTTGCGCGGACTTGCGAGCGCGTCATTGCCATGGACAACGACATTACGCGTCTCTCGCTCGCACGGCATAATGCACTGCACTACGGCGTTGCTGACCGCATCGAGTTCGTGCTCGCCGACTATGTCGAGTGGGCGCGCGAGTATGCGCGCCGTGGGGCACATGCACGGGAGGAAGTGGATGTGGTGTTTCTTTCGCCGCCGTGGG GCGGGCCAGAATATTTGTCCTTTGGTGCGGACGGGTCGCCCACATACCCTCTCTCTGCTGTCCTTCCCATCcctggcgacgagctcttCGCGATCACGGCTCCAATCACGCCCAACATTGCGTATTACCTCCCGCGAAAcgttgacgtcgaggaagtcGCGTCACTTGCTAACACGCTCGATGTGCCGCAGAAGGACGCTGAGAATGGGGCTGAGCGGGGCCGCGAGTGGgttgagatggaggaggaatgGGTCGGggacaagctcaaggctgTTACCGCGTACTACGGTGGTCTGGTGGACGGGGGATGA